aaatttcaaTTCTACATTTTTCTCTTATTTCAAACTTTTCCAAGTAAagattttcttttttggtagcgctttcatttttctctttttcattttcttctttttcaatGGGATTTTCATTTGAAGTAGCATGAGCATCGTCTTTAGATGGTTCTTCATTTTGTGTATCTTCTTTATCACCAGATTGGGGGGTATCTATTTCTATGCCCTTTAAACGTAGCTTTTGTTCCTTTAATTCTTTAATATCATCATATAAGAATTCAaaaattgatttttttttattttggatAGCTAATATTCGTTCTTTTGATTTGGTCATAAGAAgtttattaacatttttgcCAAATTTTTGTGTTAATTCTTTAAAAGCAGTAATTTCTTTATCCAAATTGATATTTAATCTGTTAAGTTCTAAGAAGtgtcttttatattttatatgatttaaGTATCGATTTgaaaattcattattttctaaacatttttttaattcaattTCAAAAGTATTTAGCGGTATGTtatcaataaatatttcattagaTTGGTCTTGGCCTAGATTAGCAGGCTTGGTAATATTCTCAGAATTAGTATTGGTactttcaattttattatcctCATTCTTTggtcgtttttttttattttcaacatGATCatccttattatttatcGAAACAGTGTCAGTACATTTTTCAacgtctttttttttctcatgctctttatatatagaattAATGCATTCGActctttcattttcttcttcctctaatttattaacaatttttttttggatttGCTCACTTAAGGCTAAATTTTCTTcagaaaatatttgtataagAGATATTACATTGAGAAAgcattttgaaaaatataagttttcaaatttattatcatcattgcTGTTTTTATGGATATTTGATATTATAGTGTTTCCATTGTTATGTATTGTTTTTAATGAATTTCCAAAGTCTTTAAATGCCAGACTTATGTCTTCAAAAAACTTCTTTATATCTCTATTTTCCTTTACTCCATGataatctttattttttagcaaatcctttatattttcaaaatccGGTATGCATGAGCTGTTTAAATGCAGCATGATTTGCAAAAAGGATATGGGAAAGAGGAATCAGTAAATTACAAAATACTGATATATGTGTGAAACATTCCATAAATATTCTGTTGTTTAgaaatacattttattacaCATATTTTCACAATATCCTTtatgttaaataaaaaaaaatgtttttttttgtaaaattttatgttatatGTACACACACAATTGTATACATTTCTGTAATcaattttacaaatatatggaaaaaattaatagggaatttatgaaataaataaaagagaacaaaaaatttgtaataACTATATGTAATCCTTAAAAGGATGTGCTaataaattgaaaaaataaaaaaatataaaataatgatagaTTTAATACCacgtaaaataaattaaatttgtgAAGTATACCTAGTGTTACACTTTTAACACTGCATCatcataatataaacaaaaaattgcgttattaattttaaaaatatatatacttgtatttttttttaaaaaatgaaaattttcctgtatttttttaaatacataactcggtttcatttttttttaatgcgTAAAAAAgtggaaataaaaagggaaattaatttgaaaaaaaaattacatatatatattgtatactTTATGAATCAaacacatttatttttttgtgtataaATACTAAAGTTATTTTATCGAAAAATAATGTGTTATGAAAAggatatgaaaatatgaataacaCAAATTAGTATATCATAATATCAAGTTTTTGAAAAGAgattaaaaagtttttaaGGACAAAAAGGAAgtatatttgaataatacgaacatgtatatattttttactacACATTTTTGAGAAACTACTATAGcgtacaattttattttttttatgttttttgtatatatgtgtatgcatatatatatgtacaacAGAATGCAGAACATATGAAACGAGTATGTACTAACACATGTAACTACCTAGGGGAGTATGTTCATAAATAAGAACAACTCATATAGAAGGAGTACAaagatattatattattttatttttctttttaatattataactataaaaaaaaaatggatccACTATTGAAAAATAGCGAAACAGAAAGcaacttttttataaagtCTTTCTTTGAATCCTTAtcaaattttgtaaaaaatgtaaagattgaaataaaagatatatttgaattacTTAATTATCCATGTGTGTATcataatagtaaaaaaaaatttagcATTAGTGATTATGAGGATTATAAGAATTCAGCAAcaacaaatattataagcaaaattgacaaaaaaaatatcgatAATTTTCGACAgtatcaaaataaattagaaaaaattctagaaaatattaaaaccCTTAAtgagaaatataaaatggatgtaccattattatttattattgaaaatttaataacattacatttaattaatgaatataaaataaataatatagtaaaaaaaattcaagaCCATAATATTTCTATGCCTGAATTGAGTAGCGATTTACCAAATGATTTAATACAAACTCTCGAAGTGGAAGAAGATGAAAACCAAACTGATTTATATGATAGAGTAAAGGAAGTAAATAGCTTATCAATCAATAGTTATGCAGTTAAGCAATTGATAgaaaatgcaaatataagaataaatttttcaaaaatagaAGAACCAAACAGAGAAAgatattttaatacaaGTCAAATGAAATACAGCGCAAGCTATTTGAATAAATCTTATGACTCTGCTATATTTAAAACtgaaaaagatgaaaagaAACTCGATGAAACTAATCTATCAGAGGGACAAAACAATCTTATAGACAGTATAATGAAAGAAGAGGAAATTAGTAGTATGCAccatataaatgataaacaaGACAATGTTAATACTATCCCAAATAAAACTgatgaaaaacaaaatatcaTTGAAAATATTGGTCTGTCTGAAGAAACATTAAAATTGCTTAACTTATTACCTAAAAAGAAGAAGGAAGAAGATagctaaaaaataaagagataatcaaaatgtatgaaaataaaatagctatatgcatatgaatatatggattagtttattttcctgaccggaaaaaaataataataatacataaaataaattatgtgtGTGCaggtatatatttatttgcataCCTCGTCGATATTATAAtgtttgaatttttataattatcttttaattttttaactatattatttatttaattatgtatatgtgATGATATtgcatttataaatttaataatccacatatttctatatttaactatatgtaataaaatatgaacgctagtattttttttatttttttgtattccatgttcataatttttttagttgAATGTTCAAcagttaataaaaagtacttttttaaaattaaaaaaatatgaatgttaatataattttgtcaAAATTTTCTGAACAGACATAATTTTaacttaaattttattattaataattttttgtctgaatattaataaaaataacacacaaaaatatataatacaaacatacaaatatacaaaaaataactaAATTAGAATACAATAATGGATTTTGATTTTAGTTTGCAATATTGCTGTGacaaaaatcaaaatataacGTATATAACTATTTTGTGCTGTATAATAGTAAATACAATATGTTGGAAATGTAAAGTTTTAGAGCCATTTAAATTGCTGACTGTTTTTTTGCATGAATTTTCTCATGCATCCGCTTGTTGGATGACGGGGGGCACGGTGAAAGGAATAGGttcaaaatgaagaaataaattaaaaaaattatctgCATATTGCATACATAATGATGTTTGCCATGCATAATTGGATGTATAGGCCTGTTTTGCTATACTCAATTATAGttaacttttattttatgtatcaCGTGTGCATGATAAAGTTAAAGTTTTCCATTTGAGCAGTACCCTTTATGAATATTCGAGTTTAAATGCATAAATAGATACATGTTATAGtttctttttctattatatatattatgtatgttttcttttttttcgaaaaaTGTAGAGGTAAATAGAGACCATGGAGGTTGCACAAACACAGTTGGTGGAAATAAGTTTTTAATTCTCCCAGCAGGATATATTGGATCATGTTTTTATggaatgttttttattttaatggcatatattaacaaatgGACCTTACTATCATCAGCagcatttttatgttttttattattagttgtattaatattttacgcagagaatttttttttacgatTTCTttgtgttttatttttggcTATAATAATGGGAACATGGGGATTGTGTGTGTAT
This region of Plasmodium chabaudi chabaudi strain AS genome assembly, chromosome: 13 genomic DNA includes:
- a CDS encoding peptidase, putative produces the protein MDFDFSLQYCCDKNQNITYITILCCIIVNTICWKCKVLEPFKLLTVFLHEFSHASACWMTGGTVKGIEVNRDHGGCTNTVGGNKFLILPAGYIGSCFYGMFFILMAYINKWTLLSSAAFLCFLLLVVLIFYAENFFLRFLCVLFLAIIMGTWGLCVYFNEAKYWPLKVIMTFMGVLNEMYSMVDIFEDLITRTTPESDAYKYAKLTKCNSKFCGVLWCVINLGFVILTMYLIGVIHVKPFEN